DNA from Acetobacter aceti NBRC 14818:
CAGCGTTCCGGAACGGGAGACGACACCAACGGAACCCCGACGATGGATCGGTCCCGGCATGATCCCGATCTTGCAGGCGTCCGGCGTGATGATGCCCGGACAGTTCGGTCCGATCAGAAGGCTTTTGGAACGGTCCAGTGCGGCCCGAACCCGCAGCATGTCCTGAACAGGGATCCCTTCTGTGATGCAGACAATCAGCGGGATCTCAACCGAAATCGCTTCCAGAATGGCGTCAGCGGCCCCGGCTGGAGGCACGTAAATCACACTCGCGTCGGCTTTGGCTTGACTGACTGCCTGTTCCATCGTGTCGAAAACCGGCAGGTTAAGATGCGTCTTCCCGCCACGTCCGGGCGTCACTCCGCCGATGATGGACGTGCCATAGGCAATGGACTGCTCGGAATGAAAGGTGCCCTGAGCGCCGGTGAAGCCCTGCACGAGGACCTTTGTGTCTTTATCAACCAGAATGGACATCAGGCAGCCCTCCGTGCGCGCACTTCGGCGACAATCTTCTGGGCGGCATCACCCAGATCCGTTGCAATCGTAATGTTGAGACCGGACTGCCTGAGCATGGTCAGGCCTTCTTCAACCAGTGTTCCGGCCAGCCTGATGACCAGTGGCACTTTCAGTCCCTCTTGTCTGCAGGCGTCGATCACAGCGCCCGCGATCAGGTCGCAACGCATGATTCCGCCGAAAATATTGACCAGAACACCTTCAATCTTCTGATCCGAGAGAAGGATACGAAAAGCAGCTCCCACCTTTTCTCTTGAAGCGCCACCGCCCACATCAAGGAAGTTCGCAGGTGACTCTCCTTCCTCATGGATAATGTCCATGGTCGCCATAGCGAGCCCGGCTCCGTTGACCATGCAGCCGATGGTCCCATCCAGACTGACATAGGATAGTCCGAAACGGGCTGCCTCCTGCTCGCGAGGGTCTTCCTCGTTCGGGTCACGCAGT
Protein-coding regions in this window:
- the sucD gene encoding succinate--CoA ligase subunit alpha, which translates into the protein MSILVDKDTKVLVQGFTGAQGTFHSEQSIAYGTSIIGGVTPGRGGKTHLNLPVFDTMEQAVSQAKADASVIYVPPAGAADAILEAISVEIPLIVCITEGIPVQDMLRVRAALDRSKSLLIGPNCPGIITPDACKIGIMPGPIHRRGSVGVVSRSGTLTYETVAQTTALGMGQSTSVGIGGDPIKGLDFIDVLERFLADPETQSIIMIGEIGGTSEIEAAQFLKDSKTKKPVVGLVAGITAPPGRRMGHAGAVISGGNDTAQAKIDALRAAGVHIAPTPAELGSTLQSVLTG